From the genome of Phytohabitans rumicis, one region includes:
- a CDS encoding AlbA family DNA-binding domain-containing protein has translation METDDLDWKRELPPSKGLPQSEFPKDVAAMANSGGGVLVYGVEESERAAIGRLDIADFGESYERSLRSAAVTAISPPVFGLGVHRLGVEGKRAVVVQVPASVDGPHLIYKGDYFAAPLRVDSDTVWMKERQVAAMFRARFDEGRHAAEALDRLFDQASGGRDTGGRAWLIAVARPRIPRLRDPLSRDDVAAVLSAAMNLAVEYTGSRGFHPLMNMDRLNPRVGLRRWIAANTATGDRSAWKEAWASVHHDGSVTMAAVVGGHRRGSDEHLDGWQVRSVGVECAVADFMALVRATAGTTGNDEYDVRVSLRWTGVQPLTILSTDNQGYDYDSGSTPLHQYTPVEATVNAGGPGLDYHWHVHDLAQDCVNQGGVADVLLIQPPARQE, from the coding sequence ATGGAGACGGATGATCTTGATTGGAAGCGTGAACTGCCGCCATCGAAGGGGCTGCCGCAGAGTGAGTTTCCCAAGGACGTGGCTGCGATGGCCAACAGCGGCGGCGGTGTCCTGGTGTACGGGGTCGAGGAGTCTGAGAGGGCTGCTATCGGGCGTCTGGATATCGCCGATTTCGGTGAATCTTACGAACGGTCTCTACGCAGTGCTGCGGTTACTGCGATTTCGCCGCCGGTGTTTGGGCTTGGTGTGCACCGTCTCGGTGTCGAGGGCAAGCGGGCTGTTGTCGTGCAGGTTCCGGCGAGCGTCGATGGGCCCCATCTGATCTATAAGGGTGACTACTTCGCTGCTCCGCTGCGTGTCGACTCGGACACAGTGTGGATGAAGGAGCGTCAGGTCGCGGCCATGTTCCGGGCTCGGTTCGATGAAGGTCGCCATGCTGCGGAGGCGCTCGACAGGCTCTTCGACCAGGCATCCGGTGGTCGGGACACGGGTGGGCGGGCGTGGCTGATCGCGGTAGCCAGGCCCCGTATTCCTCGTTTGCGTGATCCTCTCAGCCGCGATGACGTCGCCGCGGTGCTGTCAGCCGCGATGAATTTGGCGGTGGAGTACACGGGGAGCCGCGGCTTCCATCCGCTGATGAACATGGACCGGCTGAATCCGCGGGTAGGGCTACGCCGGTGGATCGCCGCGAACACGGCCACGGGTGACCGCTCGGCGTGGAAGGAAGCGTGGGCCAGCGTCCATCACGACGGCTCCGTCACCATGGCGGCGGTAGTCGGTGGACATCGCCGGGGCAGCGACGAACACCTTGACGGCTGGCAGGTTCGATCCGTCGGTGTCGAGTGCGCCGTGGCTGACTTCATGGCGCTGGTCCGTGCCACCGCGGGCACGACCGGCAACGACGAGTACGACGTGCGTGTCAGTCTCCGCTGGACGGGAGTCCAGCCATTGACGATCCTTTCAACGGACAACCAGGGCTACGATTACGACTCTGGCTCGACGCCCCTTCACCAGTACACGCCTGTCGAAGCAACCGTGAATGCTGGTGGGCCTGGCCTTGACTACCACTGGCACGTTCACGATCTCGCCCAAGACTGCGTTAACCAAGGCGGCGTGGCGGACGTGCTCCTGATCCAACCGCCGGCACGGCAGGAGTAG
- a CDS encoding 5'-3' exonuclease, protein MQFLPDVKRGLDHCGIAWTELEHAEADDVIAALVHTTPPPRRILLMSRDRDYCQLVTDRVSVLNTKMRSGHRHIGPAEVYARYQVTPTQWADYRALTGDPADNIPGVHGIGAKTAATLLADGLTLDELAASGRLNAGRGRVVREQFDLALKWRDMIRLDHSIAVPVAPTGQVSPLLPRPADVIEALELW, encoded by the coding sequence ATCCAGTTCCTGCCCGACGTCAAACGCGGCCTCGACCACTGCGGCATCGCCTGGACCGAACTCGAACACGCCGAGGCCGACGACGTCATCGCCGCACTCGTCCACACCACCCCGCCACCGCGGCGAATCCTGCTCATGTCCCGAGACCGCGACTACTGCCAACTCGTCACCGACCGCGTCAGCGTCCTCAACACCAAGATGCGCTCCGGCCACCGCCACATCGGCCCCGCCGAGGTCTACGCCCGCTACCAGGTCACCCCCACCCAATGGGCCGACTACCGCGCCCTGACCGGAGACCCCGCCGACAACATCCCCGGCGTCCACGGCATCGGCGCCAAAACCGCCGCCACCCTCCTCGCCGACGGCCTCACCCTCGACGAACTCGCCGCATCGGGCCGGCTCAACGCCGGCCGAGGCCGCGTCGTTCGCGAACAGTTCGATCTTGCCCTCAAATGGCGCGACATGATCCGCCTCGATCACAGCATCGCCGTACCCGTGGCCCCGACCGGACAGGTAAGCCCGCTGCTGCCGCGCCCGGCCGACGTCATCGAAGCCCTCGAATTATGGTGA
- a CDS encoding PIG-L deacetylase family protein, translating into MTVMAHPDDAELWAGGTIARHVQNGGTATITVTKTDPIRAAEATAGAQILGADLYLLDALTPATISTLLTEVRPDIVITHSTDDIHPEHRRCAEHVLAALPEVVITTGHPNRVYHCDGYNNLDQHGKPLHLPTIIDTTDQWSTKIAALQAHTSQPILDHFGPMAETLSRLHGMRIGVSHAEAFRALPVLGRVPAAEGL; encoded by the coding sequence ATGACCGTGATGGCCCATCCCGACGACGCGGAACTCTGGGCCGGCGGCACCATCGCACGCCACGTCCAGAACGGCGGGACCGCGACGATCACCGTCACCAAAACCGACCCGATCCGTGCCGCCGAGGCGACAGCCGGCGCCCAGATCCTCGGCGCTGACCTGTACCTCCTCGACGCACTCACGCCCGCCACCATCAGCACGCTGCTGACCGAAGTCCGCCCGGACATCGTCATCACCCACTCGACCGACGACATCCACCCCGAGCACCGCCGATGCGCCGAACACGTGCTCGCCGCGCTACCCGAGGTCGTGATCACCACCGGACACCCAAACCGGGTCTACCACTGCGACGGCTACAACAATCTCGACCAACACGGCAAGCCGCTGCATCTGCCCACCATCATCGACACCACTGACCAATGGTCAACCAAGATCGCCGCTCTGCAAGCCCATACGTCACAACCGATCCTCGACCACTTCGGGCCAATGGCCGAAACCCTGTCGCGGCTCCACGGCATGCGGATAGGTGTGTCTCACGCTGAAGCCTTTCGCGCTCTGCCCGTCCTCGGTCGCGTCCCAGCCGCCGAAGGTCTCTGA
- a CDS encoding protein kinase domain-containing protein encodes MNPGDKLGQWHLIETLGRGGNGEVWRCTGRDGAEAAIKVLLNQRSPERLGRFRNEISFLLGPGQRPGVVPILDHDLSGRGKVWYVMPLAVPIRTALGADAVPERVVHAVAVIAETLAGLAAEGISHRDLKPDNLLYLGDAWSVGDFGLVKYPAGQALTEHGRKLGPTDFMAPEMRESPDTADPELADVYSIAKTLWVLLAGANLPFPGRHRPDDDICRLTARHDYRWAPHLDLLIERCTVDVPGERPRMREVADELDAMLKPTAQVATAEDLEDLERRIAAMTEWHRRRDEDRDAFNNRIAQAWRRLVEEVAQPALDELARHLPNFNTRHPVQVAMPERWSPDLPATSVAAKPGAPWFSPRRHRRSS; translated from the coding sequence ATGAACCCCGGCGACAAACTCGGTCAATGGCACCTGATCGAGACACTCGGCCGAGGCGGCAACGGCGAGGTGTGGCGTTGCACCGGCCGCGATGGCGCCGAGGCCGCCATCAAGGTGCTGCTGAACCAACGCAGCCCGGAACGGCTGGGTCGCTTCCGCAACGAGATCAGCTTCCTCCTCGGCCCCGGACAACGGCCAGGCGTCGTCCCCATCCTTGATCATGACTTGAGTGGCAGAGGCAAAGTCTGGTACGTGATGCCTCTCGCGGTCCCGATCCGCACAGCACTCGGCGCCGACGCCGTCCCGGAACGGGTAGTGCATGCGGTGGCAGTGATCGCCGAGACGCTCGCGGGCCTTGCCGCAGAGGGGATCTCTCACCGGGACCTTAAGCCTGACAACCTGTTGTACCTCGGCGACGCTTGGTCGGTCGGTGACTTCGGGTTGGTCAAATACCCGGCGGGTCAGGCGCTCACGGAACATGGCCGCAAGCTGGGACCAACCGACTTTATGGCGCCTGAGATGCGGGAGTCCCCGGATACCGCCGATCCCGAGCTGGCTGATGTCTATTCGATCGCGAAGACGCTGTGGGTCCTGCTCGCTGGGGCCAACCTGCCGTTCCCCGGGCGGCATCGCCCTGACGACGACATCTGCCGCCTGACCGCGCGGCATGACTACCGATGGGCGCCCCACCTCGACCTACTCATTGAGCGCTGCACCGTCGACGTCCCGGGCGAGCGCCCGCGGATGCGGGAGGTGGCAGACGAACTTGACGCGATGCTCAAACCTACGGCGCAGGTGGCGACAGCAGAGGACTTGGAAGATCTGGAACGGCGCATCGCCGCGATGACCGAATGGCACCGCAGGCGAGACGAAGACCGGGACGCCTTCAACAACCGCATAGCCCAGGCGTGGCGCCGCCTCGTCGAGGAGGTCGCCCAACCGGCCCTCGACGAGTTGGCCCGCCACCTGCCCAACTTCAACACACGACATCCCGTCCAGGTGGCAATGCCCGAGCGCTGGTCTCCCGACCTTCCAGCTACCTCTGTGGCAGCGAAGCCTGGGGCGCCATGGTTTTCGCCCCGGAGACACAGGCGTTCGAGTTGA
- a CDS encoding glycosyltransferase family 4 protein produces MTTVAFVLVSWRPDVPAGMERAVAAHAVGLTKAGHSAVIVTADPTAPHSYRGATVATITALGGTFPCDDITLRAAVQQGRDTVRRELVTVFAREGVDVAVYVDALWGLGSIMPTRPQTRNVLAAHVVGHDTDLRAALTLEPAAVIVPSATVLTEATGRGYDSTTWKIVPNTLLTEPEPQPQRVRDHLYQYGPIRVLARLGPEKGVAALLAPRNQLDRPIEVALAKAPFEVTIGSQDDLLHNCQRLAVDTPGVTIQPGLNWDDVLAWLGGASVVIVPSHAETFGLVALEAMAAGTPVVAHGVGNLPALISDGGVLVPHQQGAAGLWRASRELLSDAVTYRRTSRAAYYRSPDYWPALVANQLLKVVS; encoded by the coding sequence ATGACCACCGTCGCGTTCGTCCTGGTGTCCTGGCGCCCGGACGTCCCCGCAGGCATGGAACGTGCCGTCGCCGCGCACGCCGTAGGTCTGACGAAGGCGGGGCACTCGGCCGTCATCGTGACCGCCGATCCGACGGCACCACATTCCTATCGGGGCGCGACCGTGGCCACCATAACCGCGCTGGGCGGCACGTTCCCCTGCGACGACATCACCCTGCGTGCCGCAGTCCAGCAGGGCAGGGACACAGTGCGGCGGGAGCTGGTCACCGTTTTCGCCCGCGAAGGAGTCGATGTCGCGGTCTACGTCGACGCGCTCTGGGGGTTGGGCAGCATCATGCCCACCCGCCCGCAGACCCGAAACGTCCTCGCGGCCCACGTCGTGGGCCACGACACCGATCTCCGCGCCGCGCTGACCCTTGAACCAGCGGCGGTCATCGTCCCGTCCGCGACGGTCCTGACGGAGGCCACCGGACGCGGCTACGACAGCACCACCTGGAAGATCGTCCCCAACACGCTGCTTACCGAGCCCGAACCGCAGCCACAACGCGTCCGCGACCACTTGTACCAATACGGCCCCATCCGCGTGCTTGCCAGGCTCGGCCCGGAGAAGGGTGTCGCCGCCCTGCTCGCACCCCGAAACCAGCTCGACCGGCCCATCGAGGTGGCCCTGGCCAAGGCCCCGTTCGAGGTCACCATCGGTAGCCAAGACGACCTGCTCCACAACTGCCAGAGGCTCGCGGTCGACACGCCCGGCGTTACCATTCAACCGGGCCTGAACTGGGACGACGTCCTGGCTTGGCTCGGTGGTGCGAGCGTGGTCATCGTGCCCTCCCACGCCGAGACCTTCGGCCTCGTCGCGCTGGAAGCCATGGCTGCCGGCACGCCTGTCGTCGCGCACGGTGTCGGGAACCTGCCAGCCCTCATCAGCGACGGCGGGGTACTCGTGCCACACCAGCAGGGCGCTGCGGGGCTGTGGCGCGCCTCCCGAGAACTGCTCAGCGACGCGGTAACCTACCGGCGAACATCACGGGCCGCGTACTACCGCTCGCCGGACTATTGGCCCGCCCTTGTCGCTAACCAACTGTTGAAGGTGGTGAGCTGA
- a CDS encoding CU044_2847 family protein — protein MSKPTYLVAVSVDGGDQRVVVEVEDDLRGVGPAAVDGETVIAVGWSMLDGFETLRLIADALISKASALSRRPDAIELELAVKFNAQAGVVLAKTAAEGAVKVTFTWDGGHRSPGPPAESTPSAG, from the coding sequence GTGTCGAAGCCCACTTATCTTGTGGCGGTGTCTGTTGACGGAGGCGACCAACGCGTCGTTGTCGAGGTGGAGGACGATCTGCGCGGCGTCGGTCCGGCGGCGGTGGACGGGGAGACGGTAATTGCTGTCGGCTGGAGCATGTTGGACGGCTTCGAAACCCTGAGACTCATCGCCGATGCGTTGATTAGTAAGGCTTCCGCGCTATCTCGTCGTCCTGACGCCATCGAGCTCGAACTGGCCGTGAAATTCAACGCTCAGGCAGGTGTGGTGCTTGCGAAGACGGCCGCGGAAGGCGCAGTCAAGGTGACCTTCACCTGGGACGGTGGTCACCGATCGCCGGGCCCGCCGGCCGAGTCGACGCCGTCAGCCGGCTGA
- a CDS encoding DUF2326 domain-containing protein, whose amino-acid sequence MVVFCFDLILAVLAHRAGRAPDFLIHDTHLFEGVDGRQLAAALALAAESQPGEGPQHTISLNSDGLDKPAATPS is encoded by the coding sequence ATGGTCGTCTTCTGCTTCGACCTAATCCTCGCAGTGCTGGCCCATCGGGCTGGTCGAGCGCCGGACTTCCTGATCCACGACACTCACCTCTTCGAGGGTGTTGACGGCCGTCAGCTCGCTGCCGCCCTTGCCCTGGCTGCGGAATCGCAGCCCGGTGAAGGGCCCCAGCACACCATCTCGCTGAACTCTGACGGCCTCGACAAGCCCGCCGCCACACCCTCGTAG
- a CDS encoding kinase has protein sequence MGKLEQDFLRRIVLRERDKPGGVAPGLIGHTVRFILDQGYHVVLEGILYSRKYGDMIRSLGRSHRGQTTYYYLDVSLEETLRRHQMRPQATEFTMDDMRGWYAPHDVLNVDGEHIIDESSSMERTIEYIAAAAGVPLNRREDDFQPTTR, from the coding sequence GTGGGTAAGCTGGAGCAGGACTTCCTGCGCCGGATAGTGCTCCGCGAACGGGACAAGCCTGGGGGCGTCGCCCCCGGCCTCATCGGCCACACGGTTCGTTTCATCCTTGACCAGGGCTACCACGTCGTGCTGGAAGGGATTCTGTACAGCCGCAAGTACGGCGACATGATCCGGTCACTGGGTCGATCGCATCGAGGACAGACGACGTATTACTACCTGGACGTCTCATTGGAAGAGACGCTACGCAGACACCAGATGCGACCGCAGGCCACCGAGTTCACTATGGACGATATGCGCGGCTGGTACGCGCCACACGACGTTCTCAACGTCGACGGCGAGCACATCATCGACGAGTCATCCTCCATGGAGCGGACCATCGAGTACATTGCGGCCGCCGCAGGCGTACCGCTGAACAGACGTGAGGACGATTTCCAACCCACCACCCGGTGA
- a CDS encoding restriction endonuclease, whose product MDTIPVLIRGKEQTLNFFRSAGAPEELLRDLQSSLESDPQSVNKYHIARTVLRRLNEGGDRYLAPRREVVRRVVEWEDFSLSWPNEQDKARGLVATIRQMVNVKDSFTRIQQERDRERAERLRQQGEVHAQKQARREARASLRAKMIEAKNEPNAQRRGRLLEGLLAELCAVEGVQIREPFEIRNAGSPEEQIDGLITAGAHLYFVEVKWWRDPVEITAMSSHLIRLFRRPDARGLFVSVSGFTEPAISACRDVLSQKLMVLAELNELIFLLESDRGMGDWLERKAQMVVAERNPFYIVTDF is encoded by the coding sequence GTGGACACCATCCCGGTACTCATCAGGGGAAAGGAGCAGACGCTCAACTTCTTCCGCAGTGCAGGCGCCCCGGAAGAACTCCTGAGAGATCTTCAAAGCAGCTTGGAAAGCGATCCCCAGTCGGTCAATAAGTATCATATCGCACGTACCGTTCTTCGTCGCCTGAACGAAGGAGGCGACCGCTACCTTGCGCCACGGCGAGAGGTGGTTCGTCGTGTCGTGGAATGGGAAGACTTCTCATTGTCATGGCCCAACGAACAGGACAAGGCGCGCGGGCTGGTGGCGACCATTCGCCAGATGGTGAATGTAAAGGACTCCTTCACTCGAATTCAGCAGGAGCGCGACAGGGAGCGCGCGGAGCGACTTCGCCAGCAGGGCGAGGTTCATGCGCAGAAGCAAGCTCGACGCGAGGCGCGCGCATCGCTTCGAGCCAAAATGATCGAGGCCAAGAACGAGCCCAATGCCCAGCGGAGGGGCAGGCTACTGGAGGGGCTACTAGCAGAACTGTGCGCCGTTGAAGGGGTCCAGATTCGGGAGCCGTTCGAGATCCGCAACGCAGGAAGCCCGGAGGAGCAAATAGATGGACTGATCACTGCGGGAGCACATCTGTATTTCGTGGAAGTAAAATGGTGGCGTGATCCTGTCGAAATCACGGCCATGTCCAGTCACCTGATCAGACTCTTCCGACGCCCCGATGCGAGGGGACTTTTCGTATCAGTTTCTGGATTCACCGAGCCTGCAATATCGGCCTGCCGTGATGTGCTCTCACAGAAACTCATGGTGCTGGCCGAGTTGAACGAGCTAATATTCTTGTTGGAAAGCGACCGCGGCATGGGTGACTGGCTTGAGCGTAAGGCGCAGATGGTTGTAGCCGAGCGCAACCCCTTCTACATTGTCACGGATTTCTAG
- a CDS encoding radical SAM protein, which produces MTTNGWHLARRARELAGHVDAVRISLDGPDPARHDAIRGAGSFARATDGIRAAVAEGIQTVLMHRTASDLQDLIDLAHGIGAGGFTALQMLPIGAGAALPAEMLTDDEAGLVFAALRVPAGLRVRLRTRDAAGNFTVIRADGRVWRNTLNALNIGGVHPLRGAADLILTSRDGTV; this is translated from the coding sequence GTGACCACCAACGGCTGGCACCTCGCCCGCCGCGCACGGGAACTCGCCGGACATGTCGATGCGGTCCGGATCAGTCTCGACGGCCCCGACCCGGCACGGCATGACGCCATCCGAGGTGCGGGCAGCTTCGCCCGAGCCACGGACGGTATCCGCGCCGCGGTCGCCGAAGGCATCCAAACCGTACTCATGCACCGCACCGCCTCGGACCTCCAAGACCTGATCGACCTGGCACACGGTATCGGCGCGGGTGGTTTCACCGCCTTGCAGATGCTGCCCATCGGAGCTGGTGCCGCCCTCCCCGCAGAAATGCTCACCGACGACGAAGCCGGCCTCGTGTTCGCCGCGCTGCGGGTACCGGCAGGACTGCGGGTCAGACTGCGCACCCGCGACGCCGCCGGCAACTTCACCGTCATCCGCGCCGACGGCCGGGTCTGGCGCAACACCCTCAACGCGCTGAACATCGGCGGCGTCCATCCACTGCGCGGCGCCGCCGATCTCATCCTGACCAGCAGGGACGGCACAGTATGA
- a CDS encoding phosphoribosyltransferase, with product MTDVPGITSRRFRHERLLSMTLPTYEHAVRLLAAAAEARFASISAVIAIANGGLAPAIGISSVLDVPNYRLAAKHNPPDAIYTEATGHVICDMSALAAALNGQQLGGTVLLVDDICGSGATFTAVQPALRPYLQPEAIMRTVALCRNAGTSLDPDLWVWTVDDWVCFPWEQPSRSAATIEELPILERVEPT from the coding sequence ATGACCGACGTACCCGGCATCACATCGAGGCGGTTCCGCCACGAGCGGCTCCTGTCCATGACCCTGCCCACGTACGAGCACGCCGTGCGTCTGCTCGCCGCTGCCGCCGAGGCACGGTTCGCGTCGATCAGCGCGGTCATCGCCATCGCCAACGGCGGTCTTGCCCCGGCCATCGGTATCAGCAGCGTTCTCGACGTCCCGAACTACCGGCTCGCCGCCAAACACAACCCGCCCGACGCGATCTATACCGAGGCCACCGGCCACGTCATCTGCGACATGAGCGCCCTGGCCGCAGCGCTCAACGGCCAGCAGCTCGGCGGCACCGTGCTCCTCGTTGACGACATCTGCGGCAGTGGCGCCACCTTCACCGCCGTGCAGCCGGCGCTGCGTCCCTACCTGCAACCGGAGGCGATCATGCGCACCGTGGCGCTGTGCCGCAACGCCGGGACCAGCCTCGATCCAGACCTGTGGGTGTGGACCGTGGACGACTGGGTGTGCTTCCCGTGGGAGCAACCGTCGCGTTCCGCAGCCACGATCGAGGAGCTGCCCATCCTCGAGCGGGTGGAACCAACATGA